A window of the Flavobacterium sangjuense genome harbors these coding sequences:
- a CDS encoding DEAD/DEAH box helicase, producing the protein MNLKKINPNLQKALIENGLTEANEMQQETFSTIKSGADAVIQSPGGTGKTTTIVLNVIQKLEKTLDESTRALIIVENKEKVLEMEELFLKYGAYTDLSILGVHDKGDLDYDKNVVSMGLDILIGTPNKINAMFSSAGFNSNTIKLMIVDDAEVLFRSRMDAIVHRLSNSIEKTQRLFFCSQITERVESLADKIMIEPVFFEMEDE; encoded by the coding sequence ATGAATCTAAAAAAAATAAATCCAAACCTCCAGAAAGCACTTATTGAAAACGGTTTAACCGAAGCCAATGAAATGCAGCAGGAAACATTTTCTACCATCAAAAGTGGGGCAGATGCCGTAATTCAATCACCTGGAGGAACCGGAAAAACAACGACTATTGTTTTAAACGTAATTCAGAAATTAGAAAAAACTTTAGACGAAAGTACCAGAGCTTTAATCATTGTTGAGAACAAAGAAAAAGTATTGGAAATGGAAGAACTGTTCTTAAAATACGGAGCTTATACCGATTTGAGTATTTTGGGTGTCCATGATAAAGGCGATCTCGATTACGATAAAAATGTGGTTTCTATGGGATTGGATATTTTAATTGGTACGCCAAATAAAATCAATGCCATGTTTTCATCGGCTGGATTTAACAGCAATACCATTAAGTTGATGATTGTTGATGATGCCGAAGTATTATTCAGAAGCAGAATGGACGCAATTGTCCATCGCTTATCAAACAGTATTGAAAAAACACAACGTTTATTCTTTTGTTCCCAAATCACCGAAAGAGTAGAATCGCTTGCTGATAAAATCATGATTGAACCGGTTTTCTTCGAAATGGAAGACGAATAA
- a CDS encoding putative signal transducing protein, which produces MGLIKIFSGEEILAVSLKEKLEESDINVVIRNNNQANVLPSIQTAKAVELFIQEIDFGKAHPVIEEFRLSI; this is translated from the coding sequence ATGGGCTTAATAAAAATATTTTCAGGAGAAGAAATTCTGGCAGTTAGCTTAAAGGAAAAACTGGAAGAATCAGACATCAACGTTGTCATTAGAAATAACAATCAGGCTAATGTTTTGCCAAGCATACAAACGGCTAAAGCAGTCGAATTATTCATTCAGGAAATTGATTTTGGTAAAGCACATCCTGTGATTGAGGAGTTTCGATTGAGTATTTAA